A window of the Arachis duranensis cultivar V14167 chromosome 5, aradu.V14167.gnm2.J7QH, whole genome shotgun sequence genome harbors these coding sequences:
- the LOC127747678 gene encoding uncharacterized protein LOC127747678, with translation MTRSRSRTRPSRVPERCGCGCRPVLRWSGTNTNPDKSFFGCPNYDTRGKIWCGFFLWADDVEEEEHEGRVDATVVDNEQVRVNLAWRIGKLEAEVRTQKCLIQLLGIVVLFIVVVVLVMSLKF, from the exons ATGACGAGATCGCGGAGTCGGACCAGACCGTCGCGGGTGCCAGAGCGCTGTGGATGCGGCTGCCGGCCCGTGCTTCGTTGGTCCGGAACAAATACCAACCCAGATAAGTCCTTCTTCGGTTGTCCAAATTACGAT ACTAGGGGCAAAATATGGTGTGGATTTTTTCTCTGGGCTGATgatgtagaagaagaggaacatGAAGGAAGAGTGGATGCGACTGTAGTTGACAATGAACAAGTGAGAGTCAATTTAGCTTGGAGGATTGGAAAATTGGAAGCTGAAGTGAGGACCCAAAAATGTTTGATACAATTGTTAGGTATAGTGGTGTTGTTCATTGTAGTTGTtgtattggttatgagtttaaAGTTCTGA